A segment of the Streptomyces sp. ITFR-21 genome:
TCGTGCACACCGAGGTCGAGGACGCCTACGGGGGCCGCGGTGTCGGCTCCGCGCTGGCCCGCGCCGCACTTGACGAGGCCCGCGCCCAAGGGCTCCAGGTGGTCGCGGTCTGCCCGTTCGTGAGCGGCTGGATCGACCGGCACCCCGCATACCGGGACCTGCTGTACGAGGCAAGCAGCCAGGTAAGCGACTAGGACCGGCTTCAGGGACCGCCGCCGGAGCCTGCGAGCCGGGTCCCGACGGCGCGCCTGCGTCCGGTGGTCGGTGGTCCTCCTCCGCCCGGTCGTCCCACCTCCATGTCGGATTTCCGCCAGACCAGCCCCCTGACGACGCGGGATGCTGGTGGGGTGCATACGGACTCCGACGCCTGCGTCCGCGCCGTCCGGTCGAAGACGCCCGTTTCGACGGGTGGTTCTTCACCGCGGTGCTGACCACGCGCGTCTACTGCCGACCCAGCTGCCCCGCCGTACCGCCGAAGGCCGAGAACATGAGCTTCCATCCGAGCGCGGCAGCAGCCCAGCAGGCCGGTTTCCGC
Coding sequences within it:
- a CDS encoding GNAT family N-acetyltransferase, with the protein product MTDAPEQHRYEARVDGGLAGFAVYLRTPQLVTFVHTEVEDAYGGRGVGSALARAALDEARAQGLQVVAVCPFVSGWIDRHPAYRDLLYEASSQVSD